A genomic segment from Alkalilimnicola ehrlichii MLHE-1 encodes:
- the tpiA gene encoding triose-phosphate isomerase → MRKPMVAGNWKMNGSLALVNDMGRALADVDCSAVDVLVCPPFPYIGPLRRAVPDESGVALGGQDVSRYDSGAYTGEVAGAMLAEMGCRHVIVGHSERRAMHAETDEVVVDKVQAALRAGLTPIVCVGETLEARDAGETEQVVGRQLDAVLELGGFVVEKLVLAYEPVWAIGTGRTASPEQAQAVHAFIRQRAADALGDELAQRLPILYGGSVKPGNARELFGCADVDGGLIGGASLDPDGFLEIISAARP, encoded by the coding sequence ATGCGTAAGCCGATGGTTGCGGGCAACTGGAAGATGAATGGGTCCCTGGCGCTAGTCAACGACATGGGGCGGGCCCTGGCCGATGTCGACTGCAGCGCCGTCGACGTGCTGGTTTGCCCTCCGTTTCCCTATATCGGGCCGCTGCGCCGCGCGGTTCCGGACGAGTCCGGCGTGGCGCTGGGCGGGCAGGACGTCTCCCGCTACGACTCCGGTGCCTACACCGGTGAGGTGGCGGGTGCCATGCTTGCCGAAATGGGCTGCCGCCATGTCATTGTCGGCCACTCGGAGCGCCGGGCCATGCACGCCGAGACCGATGAGGTGGTGGTCGACAAGGTGCAGGCGGCGCTGCGCGCCGGATTGACGCCCATCGTCTGTGTCGGCGAGACCCTCGAGGCCCGGGATGCTGGCGAGACCGAGCAGGTGGTGGGTCGTCAGTTGGACGCGGTGCTCGAGTTAGGCGGTTTCGTGGTCGAAAAGCTTGTCTTGGCCTACGAACCGGTCTGGGCCATCGGTACCGGCCGCACCGCCAGCCCGGAGCAGGCTCAGGCAGTGCATGCCTTCATTCGGCAGCGCGCGGCCGATGCCCTCGGCGACGAGTTGGCCCAGCGACTGCCCATCCTCTACGGCGGCAGCGTCAAGCCGGGCAACGCCCGGGAGTTGTTCGGCTGCGCCGATGTGGACGGTGGGCTGATCGGCGGTGCCTCGCTCGACCCGGACGGCTTTCTGGAGATCATCTCTGCGGCGCGGCCCTGA
- a CDS encoding NuoB/complex I 20 kDa subunit family protein: protein MGVEGLLEKGFVTTSADKVINWARTGSMWPMTFGLACCAVEMMQAGAARYDLDRFGIIFRPSPRQSDVMIVAGTLCNKMAPALRKVYDQMPEPRWVISMGSCANGGGYYHYSYSVVRGCDRVVPVDVYVPGCPPTAEALIWGIMQLQKKIRTTNTIAR, encoded by the coding sequence ATGGGAGTAGAAGGCCTGCTCGAGAAGGGCTTTGTCACCACCTCGGCGGACAAAGTCATCAACTGGGCCCGCACCGGCTCCATGTGGCCGATGACCTTTGGTCTTGCCTGCTGCGCGGTGGAGATGATGCAGGCCGGTGCCGCCCGTTACGACCTGGACCGGTTCGGGATCATCTTCCGGCCCAGCCCCCGCCAATCCGATGTCATGATCGTCGCCGGCACCCTCTGCAACAAGATGGCCCCGGCGCTGCGCAAGGTTTACGACCAGATGCCCGAGCCCCGTTGGGTGATCTCCATGGGTTCCTGTGCCAACGGCGGCGGCTACTACCATTACTCCTACTCCGTTGTGCGCGGCTGCGACCGGGTGGTGCCGGTGGATGTCTACGTCCCCGGCTGCCCACCCACGGCCGAGGCCCTGATCTGGGGCATCATGCAGCTGCAGAAGAAGATTCGCACCACCAATACCATCGCCCGCTAA
- the glmM gene encoding phosphoglucosamine mutase, whose translation MKKEYFGTDGIRGTVGEPPITPDFMLHLGWAAGRVLARAGQSSVLVGKDTRISGYMLESALESGFAAAGVNVKLLGPMPTPAIAYLTRTLRAAAGVVISASHNPHEDNGIKFFSDDGEKLDDATELAIEAELRQPLKPAPSARLGKASRINDAPGRYIEFCKRSFPYELSLRGLRLVVDCANGATYHVAPAVFHELGAEVIPLADDPDGLNINADCGSLHPKGLQAAVREHDADAGIAFDGDGDRVIMVDHRGEVVDGDGLLYIIARQRMANGGLAGPVVGTVMSNLGLEQGIGRLGLPFLRAKVGDRYVMEMLRREGGILGGESSGHLICLDRTTTGDGIVSALQVLEAMAAQERTLAELADGMDRLPQIMVNVPISRGVPVQDHATVTDAVRDAETRLAGRGRVLLRPSGTEPVLRVMVEGPDQAEVSATAEAIAGAVREAHATLTAPR comes from the coding sequence GTGAAAAAGGAATACTTTGGCACCGACGGCATTCGCGGCACCGTCGGGGAGCCGCCCATCACCCCGGATTTCATGCTGCATCTGGGCTGGGCGGCCGGGCGGGTTTTGGCGCGCGCCGGGCAGTCCTCGGTGTTGGTCGGCAAGGACACCCGGATCTCCGGCTACATGCTGGAGTCCGCCCTGGAGTCCGGCTTTGCGGCCGCCGGGGTCAACGTCAAACTGCTCGGGCCCATGCCCACCCCGGCCATAGCCTACCTGACACGCACTCTGCGGGCCGCCGCCGGGGTGGTGATCAGCGCCTCACACAACCCCCACGAAGACAACGGGATCAAGTTCTTCTCCGATGATGGGGAGAAGCTCGACGATGCCACCGAGCTGGCCATTGAGGCCGAACTGCGGCAACCCCTCAAGCCGGCGCCCTCCGCGCGGCTGGGGAAGGCCTCCCGGATCAACGACGCCCCGGGGCGTTATATCGAGTTCTGTAAACGCAGCTTTCCCTACGAACTGAGCCTGCGGGGCCTGCGCCTGGTGGTCGACTGTGCCAATGGCGCCACCTACCACGTGGCCCCCGCGGTCTTCCACGAGCTGGGCGCCGAGGTCATCCCGTTGGCCGATGACCCGGATGGTCTGAATATCAACGCCGACTGCGGCTCGTTGCACCCGAAGGGCCTCCAGGCCGCCGTGCGTGAGCACGATGCGGACGCCGGCATCGCCTTTGACGGGGATGGCGACCGCGTGATTATGGTGGATCACCGGGGCGAGGTGGTGGACGGCGACGGTCTGCTCTACATCATCGCCCGGCAGCGGATGGCCAACGGCGGGCTTGCCGGTCCGGTGGTGGGTACCGTCATGAGCAACCTGGGTCTGGAGCAGGGCATCGGCCGCTTGGGGCTGCCCTTCCTGCGCGCCAAGGTGGGCGACCGTTACGTGATGGAGATGCTCCGCCGTGAAGGCGGCATCCTCGGTGGTGAATCCTCCGGCCACTTGATCTGCCTGGACCGGACCACCACCGGCGACGGTATTGTCTCGGCGCTGCAGGTGCTGGAGGCCATGGCGGCGCAGGAGCGGACGCTGGCGGAGCTGGCGGACGGTATGGACCGGCTGCCGCAGATCATGGTCAACGTGCCCATCAGCCGCGGCGTGCCGGTCCAGGACCATGCCACCGTCACCGACGCCGTGCGCGATGCGGAAACCCGGCTCGCCGGCCGCGGGCGGGTGCTGCTGAGGCCCTCCGGGACGGAGCCGGTGCTGCGGGTGATGGTCGAGGGGCCGGATCAGGCCGAGGTTTCAGCCACCGCCGAGGCCATCGCCGGCGCCGTGCGTGAGGCGCACGCCACCCTGACCGCCCCCCGTTAA
- the nuoE gene encoding NADH-quinone oxidoreductase subunit NuoE, whose protein sequence is MSSGLAEKVLTPEMRAEIDHWLTKYPEDQKQSAVIPALHVVQDNSGGWLRREQMDAVAEYLGMDPVAVYEVATFYSMFDLEPVGRHKVNICTNICCWLKGAEDIVAYTEKKLGIKLGETTPDQRITLKIEEECLAACTGAPMMVVDGHYYTDLTPEKIDQILDALE, encoded by the coding sequence TTGAGCAGCGGGCTTGCAGAAAAGGTGCTGACGCCCGAGATGCGGGCGGAGATCGACCACTGGCTGACCAAGTATCCCGAGGATCAGAAGCAATCGGCGGTGATCCCGGCGCTGCATGTGGTGCAGGACAACAGCGGTGGCTGGTTGCGGCGCGAGCAGATGGACGCGGTGGCGGAATACCTGGGCATGGACCCGGTGGCCGTTTACGAGGTGGCCACCTTCTATTCCATGTTCGACCTGGAGCCGGTGGGCCGGCATAAGGTCAACATCTGCACCAATATCTGCTGCTGGTTGAAGGGCGCCGAGGACATCGTCGCCTACACCGAGAAGAAACTGGGTATCAAGCTCGGCGAGACCACGCCCGACCAGCGGATCACCCTCAAGATCGAAGAGGAGTGCCTGGCGGCCTGTACGGGGGCGCCGATGATGGTGGTGGACGGCCACTATTACACCGATCTGACCCCCGAGAAGATCGATCAGATTCTCGACGCGCTGGAGTAA
- a CDS encoding NADH-quinone oxidoreductase subunit C: MAKKLEQLQTAVQERLGERLRDCVLDADRGELAIEVAPADLHQAMTTLRDAEGLRFDMLMDLAGVDYAAWGEDEWFTDTAEGTGFSRGVQGNNFARLGITGIYGVQEITENTGRRFAAVYQLLSVELNQRLRVRCFCEDDRFPVLDSVVDVWSGANWFEREAFDLYGIIFDGHPDLRRILTDYGFVGHPFRKDFPLIGNVEVRYDEQKRRVIYQPVSIEPRVLVPRVVREDNRYADRKRREEGASDA, encoded by the coding sequence ATGGCCAAGAAGCTGGAACAGCTCCAAACAGCCGTTCAGGAACGGCTGGGAGAAAGACTGCGCGATTGCGTTCTGGATGCCGACCGGGGTGAACTCGCCATCGAGGTGGCCCCGGCCGATCTGCACCAGGCAATGACCACGCTGCGCGACGCCGAGGGCTTGCGCTTCGATATGCTGATGGACCTCGCCGGTGTCGACTACGCTGCCTGGGGCGAGGACGAGTGGTTCACGGACACCGCCGAAGGGACGGGGTTCAGCCGCGGCGTCCAGGGCAACAACTTTGCCCGCCTCGGAATCACCGGGATCTACGGCGTCCAGGAGATCACCGAAAACACCGGCCGGCGTTTTGCCGCCGTCTATCAGCTGCTCTCGGTGGAGCTTAACCAGCGCCTGCGGGTGCGGTGCTTCTGTGAAGACGACCGCTTCCCGGTGCTCGACTCGGTGGTCGATGTCTGGAGCGGCGCCAACTGGTTCGAGCGCGAGGCCTTCGATCTCTACGGCATCATTTTTGACGGCCACCCGGATCTGCGCCGTATCCTCACCGACTATGGCTTCGTCGGCCATCCGTTCCGCAAGGACTTCCCCCTGATCGGCAACGTCGAAGTGCGCTACGACGAACAAAAGCGCCGGGTGATCTATCAGCCGGTCTCAATTGAACCGCGCGTGCTGGTGCCGCGAGTGGTTCGCGAGGACAACCGCTATGCCGATCGCAAGCGCCGGGAGGAGGGTGCCAGCGATGCGTGA
- a CDS encoding NADH-quinone oxidoreductase subunit A, whose amino-acid sequence MLENYLPILVFIIFGLLFGMVFLAVGFLLAPSKPDAEKLSPYECGFEAFEDSRMKFDVRYYLVAILFIIFDLEIAFLFPWAIVLDDIGMFGILAMALFIGLLLIGFLYEWKKGALEWE is encoded by the coding sequence ATGCTGGAAAACTATCTGCCCATTCTGGTCTTCATCATCTTTGGGCTTTTATTCGGGATGGTCTTTCTGGCGGTGGGGTTCCTGTTGGCGCCCTCCAAGCCGGATGCGGAGAAGCTTTCGCCGTACGAATGCGGTTTTGAGGCATTCGAAGACTCCCGCATGAAGTTCGACGTGCGCTACTATCTCGTCGCCATCCTGTTCATTATTTTTGATCTGGAGATCGCCTTTCTCTTTCCCTGGGCGATCGTACTGGACGACATCGGCATGTTCGGCATCCTGGCCATGGCGCTGTTCATCGGCCTGCTGCTGATCGGCTTCCTCTACGAGTGGAAGAAGGGGGCGCTGGAATGGGAGTAG
- a CDS encoding NADH-quinone oxidoreductase subunit D: protein MREFKSYTVNFGPQHPAAHGVLRMVLEMEGETVRRADPHIGLLHRATEKLAESKPYNQSIGYMDRLDYVSMLCNEHAYVMAIEKLLGIEAPIRAQYIRVMFDEITRILNHLMWLGAHGLDVGAMTAFLYCFREREDLMDCYEAVSGARMHAAYYRPGGVYRDLPESMPKYEPSKFRSKKELELMNAARQGTMLDFIEDFTERFPGCVDEYETLLTENRIWRQRLVDVGVVSPERALQLGFSGPMLRGSGIEWDLRKKQPYDVYDRVEFDIPVGTNGDCYDRYLVRIEEMRQSNRIIKQCVDWLRHNPGPVMLEDHKVAPPSREEMKDDMESLIHHFKLFTEGYTTPPGEVYAAVEAPKGEFGCYMISDGANKPYRVKLRAPGFAHLSAMDEMARGHMLADVVAIIGTQDIVFGEIDR, encoded by the coding sequence ATGCGTGAGTTCAAGAGCTATACCGTCAACTTTGGCCCCCAGCACCCGGCCGCCCACGGGGTGCTGCGGATGGTGCTGGAGATGGAGGGCGAGACGGTCCGGCGTGCGGACCCGCATATCGGGCTGCTGCACCGGGCGACCGAGAAGCTGGCCGAGTCCAAGCCCTATAACCAGTCCATCGGCTACATGGACCGGTTGGACTACGTCTCCATGCTCTGCAACGAGCACGCCTATGTGATGGCGATCGAGAAGCTGCTCGGCATCGAGGCGCCGATCCGGGCCCAGTACATCCGGGTGATGTTCGACGAGATCACCCGCATCCTCAACCACCTGATGTGGCTGGGGGCACACGGCCTGGACGTGGGCGCAATGACCGCCTTCCTCTACTGCTTCCGCGAGCGTGAGGACCTGATGGACTGCTACGAGGCGGTCAGCGGCGCGCGTATGCACGCGGCCTATTACCGGCCGGGCGGTGTCTACCGCGACCTGCCTGAGAGCATGCCCAAGTATGAGCCCAGCAAGTTCCGGAGCAAGAAGGAGCTGGAGCTCATGAACGCGGCCCGGCAGGGGACGATGCTCGACTTCATCGAGGACTTCACCGAGCGCTTCCCCGGCTGCGTGGACGAGTACGAGACCCTGCTCACCGAGAACCGGATCTGGCGCCAGCGCCTGGTGGACGTCGGCGTGGTCTCGCCGGAGCGCGCGCTGCAACTGGGCTTCAGTGGCCCGATGCTGCGGGGCTCCGGGATCGAGTGGGATCTGCGCAAGAAGCAGCCTTACGACGTCTACGACCGGGTCGAGTTCGACATCCCGGTGGGCACCAATGGGGACTGCTACGACCGCTATCTGGTGCGTATCGAGGAGATGCGCCAGTCCAATCGCATCATCAAGCAGTGCGTGGACTGGCTGCGTCACAACCCCGGCCCGGTGATGCTCGAGGACCACAAGGTCGCGCCACCCAGTCGGGAGGAGATGAAGGACGACATGGAGTCCCTCATCCACCATTTCAAGCTGTTCACCGAGGGTTACACCACGCCCCCGGGCGAGGTCTACGCCGCGGTGGAGGCCCCCAAGGGTGAGTTCGGCTGCTACATGATTTCCGATGGCGCCAACAAGCCCTATCGCGTCAAGCTGCGGGCACCGGGCTTCGCCCATCTGTCCGCCATGGATGAGATGGCGCGCGGCCACATGCTGGCTGACGTGGTGGCCATTATCGGTACACAGGACATTGTTTTCGGGGAGATTGACCGTTGA
- the secG gene encoding preprotein translocase subunit SecG: MFQILLAIHVIIAVVLVVLVLLQQGKGADMGAAFGSGASSTVFGSRGAGSFLTRVTTGLAITFFATSLVLAILAARGTDAPGSLLEREQEVEETVPPAADDEPEAPEVDDELPPPAGE; encoded by the coding sequence ATGTTTCAGATTCTGCTCGCCATACACGTGATTATCGCCGTCGTTCTGGTCGTGCTCGTCTTGCTGCAGCAAGGCAAGGGTGCCGATATGGGGGCGGCCTTTGGCAGCGGGGCCTCGTCCACCGTGTTCGGCTCCCGCGGCGCCGGTAGCTTCCTGACCCGGGTCACCACCGGGCTGGCGATCACCTTTTTCGCCACCAGCCTGGTCTTGGCGATCCTCGCGGCCAGGGGAACGGATGCGCCGGGGAGCCTGCTGGAACGCGAGCAGGAGGTGGAGGAGACGGTGCCGCCGGCCGCTGACGATGAGCCAGAGGCCCCGGAGGTTGATGACGAACTGCCGCCGCCTGCCGGAGAGTGA
- the nuoF gene encoding NADH-quinone oxidoreductase subunit NuoF, translating into MANQVCLTTLDKETPWSLETYRAMGGYQAWEKILKEKTPQEEIIETVKKANLRGRGGAGFPAGVKWGFMPRNAPGQKYIVCNSDESEPGTCKDRDILRFNPHALVEGMAIAGYAMGATVGYNYLRGEFHHEPFERIEQAVREAREAGLLGRNIQGSGIDFELHNHIGAGAYICGEESALMESLEGKKGQPRYKPPFPAQVGVYGRPTTINNTETLASVPSIMRKGSEWFLELGKPNNGGEKIFCVSGHVERPGNFEVPLGTPFKDLLEMAGGVRGGRKLKAVIPGGSSMPVVPGETMLQATMDYDGLAEIGSALGSGGVIVMDETTDMVKAILRISRFYFAESCGQCTPCREGTGWMQRVLRRIVEGKGRHEDIELLEAAAGQIAGHTICAFGEAAAWPVQSFLKHFRHEFEYYVEHKRSMVEAA; encoded by the coding sequence ATGGCCAATCAGGTGTGTCTGACCACGCTGGACAAGGAAACCCCCTGGAGCCTGGAGACCTACCGGGCGATGGGCGGCTACCAGGCCTGGGAGAAGATTCTCAAGGAGAAGACGCCCCAGGAAGAGATTATCGAGACGGTCAAAAAGGCCAACCTGCGCGGCCGCGGTGGCGCCGGCTTCCCCGCCGGGGTTAAGTGGGGCTTCATGCCCCGAAATGCGCCGGGCCAGAAGTACATTGTCTGTAACTCTGACGAATCGGAGCCCGGCACCTGTAAGGATCGCGACATCCTGCGCTTCAATCCCCACGCCCTGGTGGAGGGCATGGCGATTGCCGGCTATGCCATGGGTGCCACCGTGGGCTACAACTACCTGCGCGGTGAGTTTCACCACGAGCCCTTCGAGCGGATCGAGCAGGCGGTGCGCGAAGCCCGCGAGGCCGGCCTGCTGGGGCGCAACATCCAAGGCAGTGGCATCGATTTCGAGCTCCACAATCATATCGGGGCGGGCGCCTATATCTGTGGCGAGGAATCGGCGCTGATGGAGTCGCTGGAGGGCAAAAAGGGCCAGCCCCGCTACAAGCCGCCTTTCCCGGCCCAGGTCGGCGTATACGGGCGCCCCACCACCATCAACAACACCGAGACCCTCGCCTCCGTGCCCTCGATTATGCGCAAGGGCAGCGAGTGGTTCCTCGAGCTGGGCAAGCCCAATAACGGCGGTGAGAAGATCTTCTGTGTCTCCGGGCACGTGGAAAGGCCGGGTAACTTTGAGGTCCCGCTGGGGACGCCGTTCAAGGACCTTTTGGAGATGGCCGGGGGCGTGCGCGGCGGGCGTAAGCTCAAGGCCGTGATCCCGGGCGGTTCCTCCATGCCCGTGGTCCCCGGCGAGACCATGCTGCAGGCCACCATGGACTACGACGGCCTGGCGGAGATCGGCTCGGCCCTCGGTTCCGGCGGGGTCATCGTGATGGACGAGACCACCGACATGGTCAAGGCGATCCTGCGCATCTCGCGGTTCTACTTCGCCGAGTCCTGCGGTCAGTGCACCCCCTGCCGGGAGGGCACTGGCTGGATGCAACGGGTGCTCCGGCGCATCGTCGAAGGCAAAGGCCGGCACGAGGACATCGAACTGCTGGAGGCGGCGGCGGGGCAGATCGCCGGCCACACGATCTGCGCCTTCGGCGAGGCCGCGGCCTGGCCGGTGCAGAGCTTCCTCAAGCACTTCCGTCACGAGTTTGAATACTACGTGGAGCATAAGCGTTCCATGGTGGAGGCCGCCTGA